Proteins encoded by one window of Pelmatolapia mariae isolate MD_Pm_ZW linkage group LG14, Pm_UMD_F_2, whole genome shotgun sequence:
- the sh3bgr gene encoding SH3 domain-binding glutamic acid-rich protein isoform X1 → MVIKVFLASSSGSTAIKKKQQDVVGFLEALKVDYTPLDIACNEDNRMWMRQNVPEDKKPANGIPLPPQIFNEESYCGDYDTFFNAKEDNLVYTFLGLPPPPGSKEAEQADKDNIVENGTHAEENLDDTIVPVEDRNGDSNKEVKQATDENEEGEGDEEEKEGAAKEETAETVGDGAPTEKEEEEAAVEETDEVTEDTEGQAEEEEEQEEEDLQSEEEEELRQLEEEEEAEVQEEEEEEEEEEELEETQEEEAE, encoded by the exons ATGGTCATTAAAGTTTTCCTCGCGTCTTCGTCGGGATCCACAGCG ATCAAGAAGAAGCAGCAAGATGTGGTTGGCTTCTTGGAGGCTCTTAAAGTTGACTACACTCCACTGGACATCGCGTGCAATGAGGACAACCGCATGTGGATGAGGCAGAACGTCCCTGAGGACAAGAAGCCAGCCAACGGCATCCCCCTCCCCCCACAAATCTTCAATGAAGAGAGTTATTGTGGG GACTACGACACATTCTTTAATGCCAAAGAGGACAATTTAGTGTACACCTTCCTGGGATTGCCCCCTCCTcctgggtcaaag GAAGCAGAGCAAGCTGACAAGGATAACATTGTGGAGAATGGCACCCATGCTGAGGAAAACCTTGACGACACAATA GTTCCAGTGGAGGATCGTAATGGGGATTCAAATAAAGAGGTGAAGCAGGCCACTGATGAGAATGAAGAAGGTGAGGGTgatgaggaggaaaaggagggggCAGCAAAGGAAGAGACTGCAGAAACAGTAGGAGACGGAGCCCCcacagagaaggaggaggaggaggcagcagTGGAAGAAACAGACGAGGTCACAGAAGACACT GAGGGCcaagcagaagaggaagaagaacag GAGGAAGAGGATTTGCAGTCAGAG gagGAAGAAGAGCTACGACAGCTTGAG gaggaagaagaggctgAAGTGCAAGAG gaggaggaagaggaagaagaagaagaagagttgGAAGAAACACAG GAGGAAGAGGCTGAGTAG
- the sh3bgr gene encoding SH3 domain-binding glutamic acid-rich protein isoform X2 has translation MVIKVFLASSSGSTAIKKKQQDVVGFLEALKVDYTPLDIACNEDNRMWMRQNVPEDKKPANGIPLPPQIFNEESYCGDYDTFFNAKEDNLVYTFLGLPPPPGSKEAEQADKDNIVENGTHAEENLDDTIVPVEDRNGDSNKEVKQATDENEEGEGDEEEKEGAAKEETAETVGDGAPTEKEEEEAAVEETDEVTEDTEGQAEEEEEQEEEDLQSEEEEELRQLEEEEEEEEEEELEETQEEEAE, from the exons ATGGTCATTAAAGTTTTCCTCGCGTCTTCGTCGGGATCCACAGCG ATCAAGAAGAAGCAGCAAGATGTGGTTGGCTTCTTGGAGGCTCTTAAAGTTGACTACACTCCACTGGACATCGCGTGCAATGAGGACAACCGCATGTGGATGAGGCAGAACGTCCCTGAGGACAAGAAGCCAGCCAACGGCATCCCCCTCCCCCCACAAATCTTCAATGAAGAGAGTTATTGTGGG GACTACGACACATTCTTTAATGCCAAAGAGGACAATTTAGTGTACACCTTCCTGGGATTGCCCCCTCCTcctgggtcaaag GAAGCAGAGCAAGCTGACAAGGATAACATTGTGGAGAATGGCACCCATGCTGAGGAAAACCTTGACGACACAATA GTTCCAGTGGAGGATCGTAATGGGGATTCAAATAAAGAGGTGAAGCAGGCCACTGATGAGAATGAAGAAGGTGAGGGTgatgaggaggaaaaggagggggCAGCAAAGGAAGAGACTGCAGAAACAGTAGGAGACGGAGCCCCcacagagaaggaggaggaggaggcagcagTGGAAGAAACAGACGAGGTCACAGAAGACACT GAGGGCcaagcagaagaggaagaagaacag GAGGAAGAGGATTTGCAGTCAGAG gagGAAGAAGAGCTACGACAGCTTGAG gaggaggaagaggaagaagaagaagaagagttgGAAGAAACACAG GAGGAAGAGGCTGAGTAG